The proteins below are encoded in one region of Cololabis saira isolate AMF1-May2022 chromosome 11, fColSai1.1, whole genome shotgun sequence:
- the apc gene encoding adenomatous polyposis coli protein, which yields MSAVSYDQLLRQVEVLKMENSNLRQELQDNSNHLTKLESEASNMKEVLKQLQGTIEEESDASGSQLELIERLKEMSLESAGFKSRTRVPLPPSSSSSSASSSSGAPSGAAGGSGAPGPSSAAFSRRGLPSAGRDGHERCLEELEKERSLLLAELEKEEKEKDWYYAQLQNLTKRIDSLPLTENFTLQTDMSRRQLEFEARQIRSAMEEQLGSCQEMERRAQARVSRIQQIEKDILRLGSRLQAEGAQGAGESSGLAGAQSTSSRLDHEPANETNYSVPRRITSHLGTKVEMVYSLLSMLGTHDKDDMSRTLLAMSSSQDSCIAMRQSGCLPLLIQLLHGNDKDSLLLGDSRGSKEARARASAALHNIVHSQPDDKRGRREIRVLHLLEQVRHYCEACWSWQENHERGVDQEENPMPSPVDHQICPAVCVLMKLSFDEEHRHAMNELGGLQAVAELLQVDCEMFGLSSDHYSVTLRRYAGMALTNLTFGDVANKATLCSMKGCMRAMVAQLKSESEDLQQVIASVLRNLSWRADVNSKKTLREVGSVRALMGCALEVQKESTLKSVLSALWNLSAHCTENKADICAVDGALAFLVGTLTHRSHTNTLAIIESGGGILRNVSSLIATNEAHRQILREHGCLPTLLQHLKSHSLTIVSNACGTLWNLSARDAKDQEALWELGAVGMLRNLIHSRHKMIAMGSAAALRNLMANRPARYKDASVVSPGAGAPSLHARKQKALFEELDAQQLSETFDNIDNLSPKAAHRKGRGCNGAGAGGPATRSYTNTPVLSSPKNGDGSKKISEEVAYPRSVFPPSVRASSDSLNSVTSADGYGNRGKTKPSTESFYSSDETGANKCCVYRKYPADLAHKIRSANHMADDDGAELDTPINYSLKYSDEQLNSGRQSPSHRAGIESDDDSEQGGRLQRNDGADSGGGGCRLGAVPPARYVVVTAASNYNSDFTPEQPIDYSLKYGSESSRKLLYTPEKAPIPSLAPPTSSSASKLRPLQPPAIRTVTKSNQESTQTYCVEDTPICFSRGSSLSSLSSEEDEDGDIVRKRKSGEPRAGSNDYPTLPVSEKDDHEQQQQRQQKEAESQTASAPSSRGRRSHHHHHGHSHHHHHHHHMTSSGARTPKSPPEQTYAQETPLMFSRCTSVSSLDSFSTSSIASSVRSSEPCSGVPSGVVSPSDLPDSPGQTMPPSRAKTPPLQPQAQKPKEEETAKKEEEESSVDVLLHFATESTPHGFSRASSLSALSLDEPYIAAEMKKKIEEQDGGSKERKEESIKPILDDSDDDDNEILVACINMAMPKSSQKPKKQQQAAPRKPSQLPVYKLLPTQSRPQPPQRKDVPPPPAEEVPRVYCVEGTPLNFSTATSLSDLTIDSPPNEEAPAALAPVTPPTSAPKRRAGFPEGENGDDILAECINAAMPKAKPRKPIRPANSDQLQAPPLLPAVAPPVPPSLGPQQHKKKPTSPVKPMPQRAPYCAPTTAAAKAKPGFAFDSPRHYTPIEGTPCCFSRNDSLSSLDFDEDDGGEKEGEERKNKEDESRKRKQQTAAVFPRTKPATNQTATDEKQKFAIEDTPVCFSRNPSLSSLSDIDQENNNKEFAPADPQDGGKAAAKSPPPPAEVESKPRPPAAIGYAPKAFHVEDTPVCFSRNSSLSSLSIDSEDDLLQECISSAMPKKKKKAAALPAPATISTPAPLSTAEDDILAEEEPSEAQRSPTSPDSESFDWKAIQEGANSIVSSLNAAAAAQPLSRQPSSDSDSVLSLKSVGSPFHLPTANNNEDEDAEQREEMKRGSAKILKPGERSTLEARKKKEEEEEEEAKALRGGKKVYRSLITGKPRAEPATRGRSKPRATAIAKAPGGSDGADRGAGSSRDSTPSRPIAAASQKAAKMSQLPRTASPAGAPSSSAARPGKTSGAPKGGGGLPRSESASRVSASTTTKKSKAEPDKPGLVRQSTFIKEAPSPTLKRKLEESSSTAAPPESPTSPDTPLTSSNRRHDANRSQSESPSRPQEVTSSSRLSRTGTWKRENSGSAAGGSGGKHSTSLPRVGTWKRTGSSSSVLSASSESSEKGRSEEEGAARSKGTWRKAKAGSSDSSVSRSTAEKPEDVWVRLEDCPVNNPRSPSSCSMRSPTTTNAPPVIDSPTPSKIPSSTSSSSSNLNLRRSCESLEDKPPAQQQTQQQQQQQQQQQQQQRGQQRSGAVAARVSPFNYTPSPRKSSTDVSAASTPPTTTTATPTRPSLIPTPVTKKREPKGEGGSGGSGERGSYIVTSV from the exons GAAGTGCTGAAACAGTTGCAGGGAACCATAGAAGAAGAGTCTGACGCGTCGGGGTCCCAACTGGAGCTCATAGAAAGACTGAAAG AGATGAGCCTGGAGTCGGCCGGGTTCaagtccaggaccagggttcctCTTCCACCTTCATCGTCCTCAAGCtcagcctcctcttcctctggaGCTCCTTCTGGAGCAGCCGGAGGCTCCGGAGCGCCGGGACCTTCCTCTGCCGCCTTTTCCAGGAGAGGGCTGCCGTCTGCAGGCAGAGACGGCCACGAGCGCtgcctggaagagctggagaagGAGAG GTCTCTACTATTGGCTGAgctggagaaggaggagaaggagaaggactGGTACTACGCTCAACTACAGAACCTCACCAAGAGGATCGACAGCCTGCCGCTCACCGAAAAT TTCACTCTACAGACGGACATGAGCCGGCGACAGCTGGAGTTCGAGGCCCGGCAGATCCGATCAGCGATGGAGGAGCAGCTGGGCTCCTGTCAGGAGATGGAGAGGAGAGCCCAG GCTCGTGTGTCTCGTATCCAGCAGATAGAGAAGGACATCCTGAGGCTTGGATCACGACTCCAG GCTGAGGGAGCTCAGGGCGCGGGTGAGAGCAGCGGACTGGCTGGTGCTCAG AGCACCAGCAGCCGATTGGACCATGAACCAGCAAACGAGACAAACTACTCTGTGCCTCGTCGCATCACAAGCCACCTGGGAACAAAG GTGGAGATGGTGTACAGCCTGCTGTCCATGCTGGGGACTCATGACAAGGACGACATGTCCCGCACGCTGCTAGCCATGTCCAGCTCGCAGGACTCGTGCATCGCCATGCGTCAGTCTGGCTGCCTGCCGCTgctcatccagctgctgcacGGCAATGACAAGGACTCCCTGTTGCTAG GTGACTCCCGCGGCAGTAAGGAGGCCCGTGCCAGAGCATCGGCGGCGCTGCACAACATTGTTCACAGTCAGCCAGATGACAAGCGAGGACGGCGGGAGATCCGGGTGCTGCACCTGCTGGAGCAGGTGCGCCACTACTGCGAGGCCTGCTGGAGCTGGCAGGAGAACCACGAGAGGGGTGTGGACCAGGAGGAGAACCCCA TGCCGTCACCGGTGGATCATCAAATCTGCCCGGCCGTCTGTGTCCTCATGAAGCTCTCCTTCGATGAAGAACACCGACACGCCATGAACGAGCTGG GAGGGCTGCAGGCTGTGGCGGAGCTTCTGCAGGTGGACTGTGAGATGTTTGGTCTGAGCAGTGACCATTACAGCGTCACTCTTCGGCGTTACGCCGGCATGGCGCTCACCAACCTCACCTTTGGAGATGTGGCCAATAAG GCCACGCTGTGCTCCATGAAGGGCTGCATGAGAGCGATGGTTGCTCAGTTGAAGTCTGAGAGTGAAGACCTGCAGCAG GTGATAGCCAGTGTTTTGAGGAACCTGTCGTGGCGTGCTGACGTCAACAGTAAGAAGACACTGCGCGAGGTGGGCAGCGTGCGTGCACTGATGGGCTGTGCTCTGGAGGTGCAAAAG GAATCAACCCTGAAGTCCGTACTAAGCGCGCTCTGGAACCTGTCGGCCCACTGCACAGAGAATAAGGCGGACATCTGTGCCGTGGACGGCGCTCTGGCCTTTCTGGTTGGAACTCTGACCCATCGCAGCCACACAAACACCCTCGCCATCATCGAGAGCGGCGGCGGAATCCTCAGAAATGTCTCCAGTCTCATTGCCACCAACGAAGCGCACAG GCAGATTCTGCGTGAGCACGGCTGCCTGCCAACTCTGCTGCAGCACCTGAAGTCTCACAGTCTGACCATCGTGTCCAATGCCTGCGGGACACTGTGGAACCTGTCGGCCCGAGATGCCAAAGACCAGGAGGCTCTGTGGGAGCTGGGCGCCGTCGGGATGCTGCGGAACCTCATTCACTCCCGGCACAAGATGATCGCCATGGGCAGCGCCGCCGCCCTGCGCAACCTGATGGCCAACCGGCCAGCGCGCTATAAAGATGCAAGCGTGGTGTCGCCAGGGGCCGGTGCGCCGTCACTGCACGCTCGCAAACAGAAGGCGTTGTTTGAGGAGCTGGACGCCCAGCAGCTGTCAGAAACCTTTGACAATATCGACAACCTGAGCCCCAAGGCGGCACACAGGAAAGGGCGTGGCTGTAACGGTGCCGGAGCAGGTGGGCCCGCGACACGCTCATACACCAACACACCAGTGCTGTCCAGCCCAAAGAACGGAGACGGATCAAAGAAGATAAGTGAGGAAGTGGCGTACCCTCGGTCGGTATTCCCGCCCAGCGTCCGGGCCTCCAGCGACAGTCTCAACAGTGTGACGAGCGCGGACGGATACGGCAACCGTGGCAAGACCAAGCCGTCTACAGAGTCCTTCTATTCCTCGGACGAGACCGGAGCCAACAAGTGCTGCGTCTACAGGAAGTACCCGGCTGATCTGGCCCATAAGATCCGGAGTGCCAACCACATGGCGGATGACGACGGGGCAGAGCTGGACACGCCCATCAACTACAGCCTGAAATACTCGGACGAACAGCTGAACTCGGGGAGACAGAGCCCGAGTCACCGCGCCGGCATCGAGAGCGACGACGACAGCGAGCAGGGCGGACGGCTGCAGAGGAACGACGGCGCCGACTCTGGAGGGGGCGGCTGCCGTCTGGGGGCGGTCCCACCAGCGCGGTACGTAGTCGTCACGGCAGCATCCAACTACAACAGTGACTTCACACCTGAGCAGCCCATTGATTACAGCTTGAAATATGGATCAGAGTCCTCTCGCAAACTACTCTACACACCAGAAAAGGCACCGATCCCCTCGCTGGCTCCGCCCACATCGTCCTCGGCCAGCAAGCTCCGCCCTCTGCAGCCGCCCGCTATACGCACAGTGACAAAAAGCAACCAGGAGTCAACACAGACTTACTGCGTGGAAGACACGCCCATCTGCTTCTCCAGAGGCAGCTCGTTGTCCTCGCTGTCGtcggaggaggacgaggacggagacattgtgaggaagaggaagagtggGGAGCCAAGAGCCGGGAGCAACGACTACCCCACACTTCCCGTCAGCGAAAAAGACGAccatgagcagcagcagcagcggcagcagaaAGAGGCAGAGAGCCAGACGGCCTCCGCTCCCTCCAGCCGGGGGCGCCGGagtcatcaccaccatcacggGCACTcgcaccaccatcaccaccaccaccacatgaCGTCGTCAGGTGCACGGACTCCCAAAAGCCCTCCGGAGCAGACGTACGCCCAGGAAACTCCGCTGATGTTCAGCCGCTGTACGTCAGTCAGCTCCCTCGACAgtttctccacctcctccataGCCAGCTCCGTGCGCTCCAGCGAGCCGTGCAGCGGCGTGCCCAGCGGCGTGGTCAGCCCCAGCGACCTCCCCGACAGCCCGGGTCAGACGATGCCGCCGAGCCGCGCCAAGACGCCGCCGCTGCAACCGCAGGCCCAAAAGCCCAAGGAAGAggagacggccaagaaggaggaagaggagagcagCGTGGACGTCCTGCTGCACTTCGCCACCGAGAGCACGCCGCACGGCTTCTCCCGCGCCTCCAGTCTCAGCGCCCTCAGTCTGGACGAGCCGTACATCGCCGCCGAGATGAAGAAAAAGATAGAGGAGCAGGACGGCGGGAGCAAAGAGAGGAAGGAGGAGTCGATCAAACCCATCCTGGACGACTCGGACGACGACGACAACGAGATCCTGGTGGCGTGCATCAACATGGCCATGCCCAAGTCGTCTCAGAAACCAAAGAAGCAGCAACAAGCTGCGCCGCGGAAGCCCAGCCAGCTTCCAGTCTACAAGCTCCTCCCGACCCAGAGCCGCCCGCAGCCGCCGCAGAGGAAGGACGTGCCTCCCCCGCCGGCAGAGGAGGTGCCGAgggtttactgtgtggaaggaaCCCCGCTCAACTTCTCCACCGCCACCTCGCTCAGCGACCTCACCATCGACTCCCCACCTAATGAGGAGGCACCGGCCGCCCTCGCACCTGTGACTCCACCCACCTCCGCCCCAAAGAGACGAGCAGGATTTCCTGAGGGTGAGAATGGAGACGACATCTTAGCCGAGTGCATCAACGCGGCCATGCCCAAAGCCAAGCCAAGGAAACCAATTAGACCGGCAAATTCTGATCAACTGCaggctccgccccttcttcctgcCGTTGCTCCTCCAGTCCCGCCCTCTCTCGGCCCGCAGCAGCATAAGAAGAAGCCGACTTCACCGGTGAAACCGATGCCTCAACGGGCGCCGTATTGCGCTCCGACAACGGCAGCGGCAAAAGCAAAACCAGGGTTCGCCTTTGACTCGCCTCGTCACTACACTCCCATCGAGGGCACTCCGTGTTGCTTCTCGCGCAATGACTCTCTTAGCTCTCTTGActttgatgaagatgatggtggcgagaaggagggagaggaaaggaagaataAGGAGGACGAAAGCAGGAAGAGGAAGCAGCAGACTGCTGCAGTTTTCCCTCGAACCAAACCTGCGACCAACCAGACGGCCACGGACGAGAAACAGAAGTTCGCCATCGAAGACACGCCCGTCTGCTTCTCCAGAAACCCGTCGCTGAGCTCGTTGAGTGACATCGACCAggagaacaacaacaaagaatTTGCCCCAGCAGACCCCCAAGACGGAGGGAAAGCAGCAGCCAAGTCTCCGCCCCCTCCTGCAGAG GTGGagtcaaagccccgcccacctgCTGCCATCGGCTACGCTCCCAAGGCCTTCCACGTGGAGGACACGCCCGTCTGCTTCTCCAGGAATTCATCCCTGAGTTCTCTCAGCATCGACTCGGAGGACGACTTGCTGCAGGAGTGCATCAGCTCTGCCATgcccaagaagaagaagaaggcggCCGCCCTGCCCGCCCCCGCTACCATCTCCACACCGGCCCCCCTCTCCACAGCCGAAGATGATATTTTGGCTGAAGAGGAGCCTTCAGAGGCCCAGAGGAGCCCCACGTCCCCGGACTCCGAGTCCTTTGACTGGAAGGCCATCCAGGAAGGCGCCAACTCCATCGTCAGCAGCCTGAACGCTGCTGCCGCCGCCCAGCCGCTGTCCCGCCAGCCGTCCTCAGACTCTGACTCGGTGCTGTCGCTGAAGTCCGTCGGCTCGCCCTTCCACCTGCCGACAGCCAACAACAACGAGGACGAGGACGCAGAGCAGAGGGAGGAGATGAAGCGCGGCAGCGCCAAGATCCTGAAGCCCGGGGAACGCAGCACGCTGGAGgccaggaagaagaaagaggaggaagaggaggaggaggccaaGGCGTTGAGAGGGGGTAAAAAGGTGTACCGCAGTCTCATCACCGGGAAGCCCAGGGCGGAGCCGGCAACCAGGGGACGCAGCAAGCCCAGAGCCACGGCCATAGCCAAAGCTCCAGGAGGTAGCGACGGCGCAGATAGGGGAGCTGGGTCCTCTCGAGACTCCACACCCTCCCGTCCCATCGCAGCCGCCAGTCAAAAAGCAGCAAAGATGTCCCAGCTGCCACGCACGGCGTCTCCGGCAGGTGCACCCTCGTCTTCTGCCGCCAGACCTGGCAAAACCAGCGGAGCGCCGAAGGGCGGCGGCGGCCTCCCGAGGAGCGAGTCGGCCTCCAGGGTCAGcgcctccaccaccaccaagaAGTCCAAGGCGGAGCCCGACAAGCCGGGACTCGTCCGGCAGTCCACCTTCATCAAAGAAGCTCCCAGTCCCACGCTGAAGAGGAAGCTCGAGGAATCGTCTTCAACGGCGGCGCCGCCGGAGTCTCCGACCAGCCCCGACACGCCGCTGACGTCCTCAAACAGAAGACACGACGCCAACCGCTCCCAGTCCGAGAGCCCGTCACGCCCACAGGAAGTGACCTCTTCCTCTCGCCTGAGCCGCACCGGCACCTGGAAGCGTGAGAACAGCGGCAGCGCCGCGGGAGGGAGCGGTGGGAAACACTCCACCTCTCTGCCCCGCGTGGGCACGTGGAAGAGGACGGGGAGCTCTTCGTCAGTGCTGTCGGCGTCCTCAGAGTCCAGCGAGAAGGGGCGGAGCGAGGAAGAAGGTGCCGCCAGGTCCAAGggaacatggcggaaggcgaaGGCCGGCAGCAGCGACTCCTCCGTCAGCCGGAGCACCGCGGAGAAACCGGAGGATGTGTGGGTTCGTCTGGAAGACTGTCCCGTCAACAACCCGCGCTCCCCGTCGTCCTGCTCCATGCGCTCGCCCACTACCACCAATGCACCGCCCGTCATTGACAGCCCAACCCCCTCCAAGAtcccctcctccacctcctcctcgtcctccaacCTGAACCTGCGGCGCAGCTGCGAGAGCCTGGAGGACAAGCCTCCGGCGCAGCAGCagacgcagcagcagcaacagcagcagcagcaacagcagcagcagcagcgcggcCAGCAGCGCAGCGGCGCCGTGGCGGCTCGCGTCAGTCCCTTCAACTACACGCCCAGCCCCAGGAAGAGCAGCACAGACGTCAGCGCCGCCTCCACGCCGCCCACCACCACGACAGCCACCCCGACGCGGCCCTCGCTCATCCCCACCCCCGTCACTAAGAAGCGGGAGCCGAAGGGCGAGGGCGGGAGTGGCGGCAGCGGGGAGCGTGGGTCGTATATCGTGACGTCAGTGTGA